TCCCTGCTCATACAAACTTCTAACCTCCCCTTCACTCTGCAACTCGCAGCAGCCCAGCTTTCCTTCCTCAGCCACTCTCTCACTGTTTTCTTTGCAGACAGAAGTACTGTTAACATTTGCCAAATTCAGTGGGCATTTTCTAGTCCTTACCTTGCCTGACTCCTTGGCTGCTTTTGAACTGATGACTACTCATTCCCTTCTGGAAACCTGCCACTCACTTTGCAGCCCTGATACCGCCACTCCTCCTAACTCTTGGCCTGATCCTCTTTGTTGTCCTTGTTCAGGACTCACTGAGTGCTCTGTCCTTCTCTACCCCTTCTTGGCCAATCTCATCCTCTCCCATGGCCACTGAGGCTGTCTACATGTGGATGGCACACCCATCTCTGTCTCTAAGCTGCCTTCTCCCCCATGTCTCCTGGTGCCCTCTCCCTGGATTTTCCACTGTTAACAGTAAATTCAACCAGGATGGAGGTGAACTTTCCTATAAACTACTCCTTTTTCTGGCTTTCATTATAGAGAATACCATCACTGTTCACCCAGTTATCTAAGCTACGAAGTTGGTAGTCGACCACAACTCATCTCTCTCACTCTCACATGTAATCCGACAACACCTCCCACCTGTACTTCTTAAATACTTCTCAAACATGTTCCCTTCTCAGAGGCTACAGTACTACTGCCTAAGTTCGGGTCTCCCTCAACTCTTGCCTAGACTATGATAAGAGTTGGGTAAGCACACGTTTTGATTTGAATGCAGGCACCAGCATTTACTTTGGAACACTTGCCCTTTCTGAGCCTGTTAACATAAACATAAATTGGAAAGGAAAGCACTTGGCACATGGGCACTTAATAAATGGTAACTAGATGATGATACCACTGCCTACCTTGTCTGCTGTCTCATCCCCTTTAAATTCACCCCACACACAGAGGTGCTGAGGAACAGCTTGATAAAATGTAAACCTGGCTGTACCACCCTCTTGCAGGACCTTGTTGCAAAAACTTCTAAGCTTGTTCACTTCTCTAACCATTCCTTGCCTTGGGCTTCATCTCTAGTCATATCTACGAAGGACTGCTTGTAGTTCCTCGCCCACACTATGCTGTTTCTACCTACCTTCTGTATCTGGAACACCCTTTCTTTTCTTGCACCTTTCTTTGGTCAGGCTAACAATTACTTACCCATGAAGATTTAGCTTACTTTACTTCCACTGAAGCCCTTTCTGGCCACCCTCTCCACCCACCTGAGCCAGATGCATTTCCTTATCTGCTGTATTTCTTATATTAGTGATAAGTAATACTAGTAGCCTATCATATACAGTGTTTTTGTGATTCAGACATTTGGcatttattcttctttaaatgtaagaaagtattttacatttaatcTTTAATAATACCCTGTGAATTCTGCACTGTCTCCCTCTTATGAAAGGAAGAGTCCTTGGCTCTTCAAAGTTAAGAAACATCAGGGGTCACACAGTGAAATAGGTGAATGACCTGGGAGTTGGGCCCAGTCAGCCTGGCTCCAGGACCTATGCTCCCTTAATCATTACTCTATGACATTGTACTTCTCTaaactcttatttcttttttttaatttttttgcagtttttggccggggctgggtttgaatctgccacctccggcatatggggccggcaccccactcctttgagacacaggtgcctcCCTAAACTCTTATTTCTGTGgctcctttttttctctgtagaCTGGAAGTATTTTAAGGGCAGACACTGTGTGCCTTATCGTTTTGTCCCCCAGAGCTTGGCACAGATTTGCAAGAGTAGGCAATCAGTAAATgtttaatgaattaatgaagtGGGGGGGGCACTAGTCACACATTTTCATGAGAAGAGTTTAAAACACCTGTGAAAGGTGAACCTGTGCCTGTGCGTACTGTGATAAGCTGCTCTTCTGCAAGAGGGTCAGAGATGTGTTTCTACTCAGTTGTAAGGTGAGGCCCTTTATATCTGCTGATGGATGAGATGTGTCAACCAGAGGTCTCCAAATGAAGTGTAATTGCACACCTGTGAGGTGAGGGCTCAGCAGCCATAGTGGGTGTAAGGAGGGGTGTGCTGGCACCCCCTTACCCTTTCCTCCCTGTTGTTCCCCGTCCTCTCTGGCCAGATGCCTCCAGAACTACATCCCTGCCCAGAGCCTGACACTATCCTGTCCAGTGTGCCGGCAGACGTCCATCCTCCCTGAGCAGGGTGTCTCAGCACTGCAGAACAACTTTTTCATCAGCAGCCTCATGGAGGCAATGCAGCAAGCACCTGATGGAGCCCATGACCCCGAGGACCCCCACCCCCTCAGCGCAGTGGCTGGCCGCCCTCTCTCCTGCCCCAACCATGAAGGCAAGGTGGGCCCAAGCGAGGCCCAGTGAGGCCAGGacttggggtgggaggaggaggagaggcatTGGTGGGGTGCCAAGTGGCTAGGGGTGACAGGATGAGTGGTCCAAGTAGGAGATGCACTTGGAAGGTGAGGGGCAATGAGGgcagatggggaggggaggaacaAAGAAGTGCGATGTCTAGCCATTGCCTGACTGGAGTCTTTGTACTATCAGACGATGGAGTTTTACTGTGAGGCCTGTGAGACAGCCATGTGTGGCGAGTGCCGTGCAGGGGAGCATCGGGAGCACGGCACCGTGCTGCTGCGGGATGTGGTGGAGCAGCACAAGGCGGCCCTGCAGCACCAGCTCGAGGCTGTGCGTGGTCGGTAGGCACCAAGCAGGGACCTGGGTATGGAGGCCACAGGATGGTATCTCAGTGGCGGAAGGGGCAGAGtcctggggaggggagaaaagagaagaagagtcTGTGAAGGACAGAGATAGAAGTGTCAGGGAAGTCTTAGGGAGGGGATTTCCGGGAGGGCAGCAGCAGGGTccccaaggtgaagggatggtttaGTGAGGGCACCCCCACCAACCCTGGTATGAGATGTTGCCCTTCCTAGATTGCCACAGCTGTCCGCCGCAATTGCCTTAGTTGGGGGCATTAGCCAGCAGCTGCAAGAGCGCAAGGCAGAGGCCCTGGCCCAGATCAGCGCAGCCTTCGAGGACCTGGAGCAGGCTCTGCAGCAGCGCAAGCAGGCTCTGGTCAGCGACCTGGAGACCATCTGTGGGGCTAAGCAGAAGGTGCTTCTGACCTTTCTCTCCAGCATCCATCCTGAGATGGTTCTATTGCCTCTGTTGTGTCCCTGCCTTCCACACCAGCACTCCCCTTTCCCCAGCCTGTACCTTCTGGCTCTTGACACCAGGAgtagaggtggggaggggagagggtgttACAGACATCTGTGTCCTCTGTCCACATACACCTTCATATTTCTTTTATGCCATAGTACTACAAGTTCATCAGTCATCATAGAGACTCTCTCTGTGCCAGTCTGCTCACCACCCTCTCTATCCCCCCTGCAGGTGTTGCAGACCCAGTTAGACACACTGCGTCAGGGTCAAGAACACATCGGCAGCAGCTGCAGCTTCGCAGAGCAAGCTCTGCGCCTGGGCTCGGCCCCGGAGGTGTTGCTGGTGCGTAAGCACATGAGAGAGCGACTGGCGGCACTGGCGGCGCAGGCCTTCCCAGAGCGGCCGCACGAGAACGCACAGCTGGAACTGGTCCTTGAGGTTGATGGGCTACGGCGATCGGTGCTCAACCTAGGTGCGCTGCTTACCACGAGTGCCACGGCACACGAGACGGTAGCCACGGGCGAGGGCCTGCGACAGGCACTTGTGGGCCAGCCTGCTTCGCTCACCGTCACTACCAAAGACAAGGACGGGCGGCTGGTACGCACAGGCAGTGCCGAGTTGCGCGCTGAGATCACAGGCCCAGATGGCACACGCCTTCCAGTGCCGGTGGTGGACCATAAGAATGGCACGTATGAGCTAGTGTACACAGTGCGCAGCGAAGGCGAGCTGCTCCTCTCAGTGCTGCTATATGGACAGCCGGTGCGTGGCAGCCCTTTCCGCGTGCGTGCCCTGCGTCCTGGGGACCTGCCACCTTCCCCAGATGATGTGAAGCGCAGAGTCAAATCCCCTGGAGGCCCCGGGAGCCATGTGCGCCAGAAGGCAGTACGTAGGCCAAGCTCCATGTACAGCACAGGCGGCAAACGGAAGGACAACCCAATTGAGGATGAGCTCGTCTTTCGCGTTGGTACAGATGGCCGAGGACAGAACCGGTTGtgggcagggaaggaagggaagttcAAAATAACCTCCAAGTGAATTCtactattttccttcctttcccttccccacagGCAGCCGTGGAAGGGAGAAGGGTGAATTCACTAATTTACAAGGTGTATCCGCAGCTAGCAGTGGCCGCATAGTGGTAGCAGACAGCAACAACCAGTGTATCCAGGTAAGCACCTTTATTACTCTCTCCCAACACCAAGGTTCTCAAACTACAGCCTCCTGAAAAGATAGAGTGTACAGGTTGCCCCTCCTGAAAGATGAAACTGTACAGATAGCACCATTCCTTAAGAACAGTGAATAAAAGCCCTTAGCTTTTATTTTAGCTTCTTAGTCAGAAACCAAggtttaggctcagtgcccatagctcagtgggtagggtgctggccacatacaccaggactgatgggttggaacctggcctgggccagctaaacaacaatgacaactgcaacaaaaaatagctggcaggcactgtagtctctgctacttgggaggctgaggcaagagaatcggttcagcccaagagtttgagattgctgtgagctgtgatgccacggtactctactgagggcaacatagtgagactctgtctcaaaaaaagagagaaagaaacctgAGTTTACTGTGTTTGCAGCCTCTACCTCCCAGGCCATGGCTCAGGACAGAGCAGCTTCTGGACCCCAAAGATTGGCttgttcctccttcccttctgcctCTTCCTGAGCCTCTgactcttctctccttttctcctggtGGTTAGGATGCAGGCTTGCCCTCTCCTGCAATCTTTCAACATGTCTGCCTGGCTCCAGAATGTATATTTTCTATCTGGAGGCGCTATAGTCCATTTGGTTGTCTAGATAGTCAAATGGGGGTAACTTGGCCAAAGGGGTATTTTCAATGGCTAGAAGTTGTCACCTAACTTTACAGGCGATCCTGCCCTGCCTCTCCTAGTACATCACACACCGATTAGGGCATCCCACCACATTGAGTGGGCATGGTCTCTACTTCATCATAAACTCGTTTTTAAAACTAGGAAACATggcttttctctctttgttctttgaGCCCAACAAAGTGGACACCAGTGCAATAGACACAGCATAGCAGTTAAAAGCTGAGGCTCTGAAATCAGACACCTGAGCTCTAATCCTAGCTCTGCTGCATACTAGCAAGTCATGTTACCTCTTTGAGCTTCAGTTAACTCATGTGTAAAATTAGGAAAAACATGCCTCACAGGATTGCTGGGAGTATTAAATGATGTAATGTACAGTAGCTGACACCTAGCAAACCTTCTAATATTAGCCATTGTTAAAAATATCACTGTCCAGGTGGAGGCTGTAAACAAAGGCCAGGAGGTGGGAAAGTGCTGGAGGAGATTGTGCAGGGAACTGGAAGGATCCCAGCAGGCAGGGGGTAGATTACTATTAGGAGCCAGGGGTAGCCGAGGTCACATTGTGAATGGCTTTGGAGATGATGCTGTGGAATTTGTATTTTATCTCATAGGGGACTGTTTCTAACTACCATGCACTTCTTGGAAACCTTTTCTGGGTAGCAAAACATCTCCCTGAAGATCCTTATTCCACAATACCTGTATATTTAAACTTTCTGTCCCTGCTTGAGTACTAATATGGATCTAGCTCTGCTAAGGTCTCTCCCTTCAGTATCAGCTCCTCCTGAGACCCGCTTTCCTCCCAGCAGGTTAAAAGTACCCAGAACTCTTCTGTGGCCAGATTCCCAGTCTTGTCCCTCCCAACTTTATTTCTATCCTATTTCTAAGAGCAGAGGAATGGAGAGGCCCAGTGCAGCACAGTGGGGGCATTTGGGCCCAGTCTGGATGATGAAGAAGGGATTGGGGGGGCGGGCAGGGACAACGTTGGGCCTTACTCAGGCACACTCTCCACCATTCaattcctttcctcccctctagGCATGGGATGCTTCCTGGCTTAATAGGATttggagccaggtgcagtggctcacacctataatcctagtactctgggaggtgggaggatcccttgagctcaggagtttaagaccagcctgagcatgagcaagaccccatctctaaaaatagaaaaattagctgggtgttgtggtgggcacgtgtacttccagctgcttgggaggctgagataagagtatcacttgaacccaggaatttgaggtcactgtgagctagggtgataccatggcactcttgcctgggtaatagagtgaggctctatctcaacaAAAGAAGGGCAAAAGAGTCAGGACACCTTCCTTGTTATGCTTGCTGCTCACATATACAGAAAGATGGTGCTGCTTTGTCTCCCTGGTGAGGGGCTCTATCTGCCCGTTGTTTCAGGATGGGGAGTTGAGAATGAGGGCCTGGTGTAGCCCCTTCCCTTCCAAATACCTGCTACTCCTCTAGCAGTCCTCCTTGCTTCCACTTCTACCCACACCCAGTGTCATCACTGTCAGGAGACTAGCAAGCTTCTCTTACTCTGGGGTCCTCAGGGCTGATGTGGGCTGGGCTCCCACATGGGTGTCACAAACCCCTCAGTTCATGAGGAGTGAGGTTCTCCTAAACCTTTCCTTTTTTGGACTTTTCTGTGGTGGAGGGTGAAGCAAATCCCCTCATTAAGCAGAAGCAGCATCAGCTGGTAGAAGACAACTACAAAACCattttgtagttttaaaaaaagaatttgattttgtatatatTATGTCCTTGTATGATTGCCTTAGCCCCAAATTTTATCAACTGTACAGTGAGAACTTTCTCTATCCCTGCAAGTAGAATGTTAATCACATCCTTCTGCGAAGTACTCTCACCTCAGTCTTTTGCTATAGCAGTTTTCAGACTTCCTGGAATCattggtttattttgttgtttttgtttatttgtttttatctttctctggttctgttttatttttagtctctCTCTTTTACTAGCCTGTGAAATCCCTGAAGTTAAGGATCCACTTACTGATAGTGTGGTATGGGAGAGAGATGTTAAGAACCAAACTAGGACACCATCAGATTCTGGAGATAGAATGGCAGATTTTGATAAGCCATGAGATGCCAAGGAACAGGGAGGGAATCAACACTGGGTAGATGGAGCAGGCCTGGGAAGAAATTGGTGAATCTACTTTTGTACATGTTGGGTTTGAGATAGCTGTGGCATCTGAGTGAAGACGTTCAGTTCAGTTATGAGACTGAGCCAgggaatttattcatttgttgaaCATCTACTAAGTGCCAAATGCTGTACCAGTGCTGTGAATGCAGCAGCAAACAAAACAGATGCTGTCCTTGTCCCATGTGGGGCTTCCATCCTTAGAAGGGAGCCAGATATTTAATAGTTATTTAGCTATGAAGCAACAGTTGTTATGAAGAGTTATGAAGCAGGTTTCATGGAGACCTAGCTTCATGTGTGTATGTTGATTTGGAAAGGGGTGGGAAGGGAGTTGGTCAACAAAGTCTTCTCTGAAGAAATGACCTGGAAATTCTGAGAAtggaaggatgagtaggagttcgCCAGGTGTAAAGGGTGAGATGGGATAGCATGGGAAGAGCAAGGCCGCCCAAAGTCTCATTAGTGTTAAGCCTAAGATAATGTTGAGCTGCTCAGACTGGAGGGGCAGATGTGTTATCTCACTGCTAAACTGGTGGGACCCTTTAGTTCCCCTCACTTCTGTTCTGCACAGCACCATTCTTCTCCTATGGATACAGAGGACCAACACAGAACCCAGGGGCTGTGCTGGTTGGCCAGGGGAGGGGTTGTGGAAGGTTCTTATCAGGAGGAAGGTGTCTGTTGGTGAGACCAATTTAAATAGCCCTATAGGACTAAGAGATGGGGTGGAggtgaggctggggtggggttggggtggggagccCAGTCCACAAAGTCTATATCAAAAAGCCAGCTCAAGGTCCAGAACTTAAGTTCTCTAAGACTGCTCTTGGCTCTGGTTCATCTTATGTCCCCAGAGCCTATAACAAAGCAGAACATATGAGACTTATGCtgtgagtaatgttttggctgtgaAGAAGAAGCCAAAAGGCTTAGCTtaaggagggaggaggactgaAGGAGGTGCTTTTGGGATGAGGAGACCTGAGCATGTTGGACAGCTCAGGTAGAGGAGtggggagaaaagagaagttgAAAGGTTTTCTGTGTCCAGGAGGAAGGATTCCTCGTCAGCCCTATAGCCTGATAGACTAATCCTTGTATACTTTCTCCCTTCTCACCTACCCTTTTCCAGTCTTCTACTAGGTCCTGTTGATACTAACGTTTATGTATCTCTCGAGTCCATCTGCTTCCCTCCAGCCAATTCCCCTGGTCTGAGCCATCATCATTTCTCACTTGGACCATTGCAGCAGCATCTGGCAGGGCAACGGCTTCCAGTCTTGACTCCTCCCTGTATCCAGAATGCTCTTTCTTTAAAGCAAATCTGATCTGGTCACTTCTCTTCCCAGAAACTTTCAGTGACTGCTTATTATACCCAGGATAAAACACAATTCCTTCTGTTGTTCACCTAGGTGCTCCCTACACTGCAGTCACACTGGGCAGGTCCTCAAGCAGTGCCCATACTAGACTCTGTGCCTTTTACTGTTCCCCCTGCTTGAacacctttcctcctcctctatGGCCGACATCGGCTCATCATTTGGCATCCATATTGGACCATCAGTTCAGATATCAGCTTCTTGTGAGGCCTCCCTTCACCATTTCCTCAGCCCATTGGTATTCTCATGGCCCCATTCACACCTCGTGCCTCTGCCACATGTCCCCTGGACCTGCCACCATCTTTGATTTCTCTCTGTATTTACAGCATGGTGTCAGTAAGTGCTTATTGAGTGACTGAATAAATGGAGGGGCCTTCTCCTCAGGATGCTACTCCCTTCTCTCTGTGCCCACAGTGTCTCCCCTCCTCCCTACTCGTCCCCTTGCTCCTCTGCTTCAGGTGTTCTCCAATGAGGGCCAGTTCAAGTTCCGTTTTGGGGTCCGAGGGCGTTCACCTGGGCAGTTGCAGCGCCCCACAGGTGTGGCAGTGGACACCAATGGAGACATTATCGTGGCAGACTATGACAACCGTTGGGTCAGCATCTTCTCTCCTGAAGGCAAGTTCAAGGTGAGAGGCCTACTATTGCTATGTTCGTACCACGGTGACCAGCTATGCTGACAATTCTGATGCCTTTGGGTGATTGGGGCCTGGAGTGATACAATCCTGCCTCTTCATCCTCTGGCTCATCCCCAGGTTCTGCTTTGATGCCAGGTGGGGATTGCTCTCCCTACTACATAAAGCCACTCATGGGTATTCTCTTCCTCCAGACCAAGATTGGAGCTGGCCGCCTCATGGGCCCCAAGGGTGTAGCTGTAGACCGGAATGGACATATCATTGTGGTTGACAACAAATCTTGTTGCGTCTTCACCTTCCAGCCCAATGGCAAGCTAGTTGGCCGTTTTGGGGGCCGTGGGGCCACTGACCGACACTTTGCAGGTATGGGAGACAACACTAAGATTTACCTAAGAGAACTCTCCTAGGTACCCAGCTCTAAAGACCCTTTTCCTTTATCTTGGTCCCAGAGATCCCTCCTTCCCTGTATCCTACCTAGCCCATCATCCCAGAGACCACACTGATTTCCTAACACCCTAAGGACACTCTTATCCCAGCTTCCTGGCCTATGACCACTCTATATTTTCAGGACCCCATTTTGTGGCTGTGAACAACAAGAATGAGATTGTAGTAACGGATTTCCATAACCATTCAGTGAAGGTCAGTGTCTTCCCTCCCttgccttccctcccttcctccctccatgaCCACTCTCCCAATATGCTTTCGTCTTCCACAAGACTCTTCTCCCCTTTATGTCCTCCTTCTTCCCCTTGAAATCATTCATTCAAATACTAAGCATTTGTGGCATGGCTACTTTGTCCTAGGTCCTATGCTAGAGGTTAGagataca
This is a stretch of genomic DNA from Nycticebus coucang isolate mNycCou1 chromosome 14, mNycCou1.pri, whole genome shotgun sequence. It encodes these proteins:
- the TRIM3 gene encoding tripartite motif-containing protein 3 isoform X3 yields the protein MEPMTPRTPTPSAQWLAALSPAPTMKTMEFYCEACETAMCGECRAGEHREHGTVLLRDVVEQHKAALQHQLEAVRGRLPQLSAAIALVGGISQQLQERKAEALAQISAAFEDLEQALQQRKQALVSDLETICGAKQKVLQTQLDTLRQGQEHIGSSCSFAEQALRLGSAPEVLLVRKHMRERLAALAAQAFPERPHENAQLELVLEVDGLRRSVLNLGALLTTSATAHETVATGEGLRQALVGQPASLTVTTKDKDGRLVRTGSAELRAEITGPDGTRLPVPVVDHKNGTYELVYTVRSEGELLLSVLLYGQPVRGSPFRVRALRPGDLPPSPDDVKRRVKSPGGPGSHVRQKAVRRPSSMYSTGGKRKDNPIEDELVFRVGSRGREKGEFTNLQGVSAASSGRIVVADSNNQCIQVFSNEGQFKFRFGVRGRSPGQLQRPTGVAVDTNGDIIVADYDNRWVSIFSPEGKFKTKIGAGRLMGPKGVAVDRNGHIIVVDNKSCCVFTFQPNGKLVGRFGGRGATDRHFAGPHFVAVNNKNEIVVTDFHNHSVKVYSADGEFLFKFGSHGEGNGQFNAPTGVAVDSNGNIIVADWGNSRIQVFDSSGSFLSYINTSAEPLYGPQGLALTSDGHVVVADAGNHCFKAYRYLQ
- the TRIM3 gene encoding tripartite motif-containing protein 3 isoform X2, which produces MAKREDSPGPEVQPMDKQFLVCSICLDRYQCPKVLPCLHTFCERCLQNYIPAQSLTLSCPVCRQTSILPEQGVSALQNNFFISSLMEAMQQAPDGAHDPEDPHPLSAVAGRPLSCPNHEGKTMEFYCEACETAMCGECRAGEHREHGTVLLRDVVEQHKAALQHQLEAVRGRLPQLSAAIALVGGISQQLQERKAEALAQISAAFEDLEQALQQRKQALVSDLETICGAKQKVLQTQLDTLRQGQEHIGSSCSFAEQALRLGSAPEVLLVRKHMRERLAALAAQAFPERPHENAQLELVLEVDGLRRSVLNLGALLTTSATAHETVATGEGLRQALVGQPASLTVTTKDKDGRLVRTGSAELRAEITGPDGTRLPVPVVDHKNGTYELVYTVRSEGELLLSVLLYGQPVRGSPFRVRALRPGDLPPSPDDVKRRVKSPGGPGSHVRQKAVRRPSSMYSTGGKRKDNPIEDELVFRVGSRGREKGEFTNLQGVSAASSGRIVVADSNNQCIQVFSNEGQFKFRFGVRGRSPGQLQRPTGVAVDTNGDIIVADYDNRWVSIFSPEGKFKTKIGAGRLMGPKGVAVDRNGHIIVVDNKSCCVFTFQPNGKLVGRFGGRGATDRHFAGPHFVAVNNKNEIVVTDFHNHSVKVSVFPPLPSLPSSLHDHSPNMLSSSTRLFSPLCPPSSP
- the TRIM3 gene encoding tripartite motif-containing protein 3 isoform X1, whose amino-acid sequence is MAKREDSPGPEVQPMDKQFLVCSICLDRYQCPKVLPCLHTFCERCLQNYIPAQSLTLSCPVCRQTSILPEQGVSALQNNFFISSLMEAMQQAPDGAHDPEDPHPLSAVAGRPLSCPNHEGKTMEFYCEACETAMCGECRAGEHREHGTVLLRDVVEQHKAALQHQLEAVRGRLPQLSAAIALVGGISQQLQERKAEALAQISAAFEDLEQALQQRKQALVSDLETICGAKQKVLQTQLDTLRQGQEHIGSSCSFAEQALRLGSAPEVLLVRKHMRERLAALAAQAFPERPHENAQLELVLEVDGLRRSVLNLGALLTTSATAHETVATGEGLRQALVGQPASLTVTTKDKDGRLVRTGSAELRAEITGPDGTRLPVPVVDHKNGTYELVYTVRSEGELLLSVLLYGQPVRGSPFRVRALRPGDLPPSPDDVKRRVKSPGGPGSHVRQKAVRRPSSMYSTGGKRKDNPIEDELVFRVGSRGREKGEFTNLQGVSAASSGRIVVADSNNQCIQVFSNEGQFKFRFGVRGRSPGQLQRPTGVAVDTNGDIIVADYDNRWVSIFSPEGKFKTKIGAGRLMGPKGVAVDRNGHIIVVDNKSCCVFTFQPNGKLVGRFGGRGATDRHFAGPHFVAVNNKNEIVVTDFHNHSVKVYSADGEFLFKFGSHGEGNGQFNAPTGVAVDSNGNIIVADWGNSRIQVFDSSGSFLSYINTSAEPLYGPQGLALTSDGHVVVADAGNHCFKAYRYLQ